Proteins from a genomic interval of Cucumis sativus cultivar 9930 unplaced genomic scaffold, Cucumber_9930_V3 scaffold93, whole genome shotgun sequence:
- the LOC116406379 gene encoding NAD-dependent malic enzyme 2, mitochondrial-like has product MKWAFETLQRYRKRFCMFNDDIQGTAGVALAGLLGNVRAQGQPLSDFVNQKIVVVGAGSVGLGVLNMAIQAVLRMVGNNDSTARNRFFF; this is encoded by the exons atgaaatgggCTTTTGAAACATTACAACGTTATCGTAAGAGGTTCTGCATGTTCAACGATGACATACAA gGAACTGCTGGTGTTGCTCTCGCTGGACTATTGGGAAATGTGAGAGCTCAAGGGCAGCCATTGAGTGATTTTGTTAACCAAAAGATAGTAGTGGTAGGGGCTGGAAG tgttgggCTCGGTGTTCTTAACATGGCTATTCAGGCTGTTTTGAGAATGGTAGGGAACAACGATTCTACTGCAAGaaatcgattttttttctaa
- the LOC116406378 gene encoding U11/U12 small nuclear ribonucleoprotein 31 kDa protein-like, with amino-acid sequence MAPKGKKTNSPTSDSDEDETFYYRYPSAPSSDPSLPSSSQSHFSSQSHSHSHSSTKSGGGSGGLVPSKSTLYVSNFDYSLTNSDLHTLFSNFGKIARVTVLKDRQTRKSRGVAFVQFISQDDAVKAAKQMHGKILNGRVLKAAIATDNGRAAEFIRKRVYKDKSRCYECGAIDGHLSYECPKNQLGPRERPEPKRVRRGGVGARHEEDWDQMLEKGLRMTVGPRWWTEMQTRDS; translated from the coding sequence ATGGCGCCCAAgggaaagaaaaccaatagCCCTACTAGCGACAGCGACGAGGACGAAACCTTCTATTACCGGTATCCCTCCGCCCCCTCTTCTGACCCGTCGCTGCCGTCGTCTTCACAGTCGCACTTCTCATCGCAATCGCACTCACACTCACACTCTTCCACTAAGTCTGGCGGTGGTTCTGGAGGTTTGGTTCCTTCGAAGTCTACTCTCTATGTTTCCAATTTCGACTATTCACTCACTAATTCCGACCTCCACACTCTCTTCTCCAACTTTGGTAAGATCGCTCGTGTTACGGTGTTGAAAGATCGACAGACTCGCAAGTCTCGCGGCGTTGCCTTCGTCCAGTTTATTTCTCAGGATGACGCGGTGAAGGCCGCGAAACAGATGCACGGGAAGATTTTGAATGGCCGTGTTCTTAAGGCTGCTATAGCGACTGATAATGGTCGTGCCGCTGAGTTTATAAGGAAGAGGGTTTATAAGGATAAGAGTAGGTGCTACGAGTGCGGCGCAATTGATGGGCATTTGTCTTATGAATGCCCTAAAAATCAATTGGGGCCAAGGGAGCGACCAGAACCGAAGCGGGTAAGAAGGGGTGGAGTTGGTGCTAGGCACGAGGAGGATTGGGATCAGATGTTGGAGAAGGGTTTGAGGATGACAGTTGGGCCTCGGTGGTGGACGGAGATGCAGACCAGAGACTCCTGA